Proteins encoded in a region of the Carassius carassius chromosome 49, fCarCar2.1, whole genome shotgun sequence genome:
- the LOC132132054 gene encoding transcriptional activator protein Pur-beta-like: MEVLKMADGDSGSERGGLQNVQREQETQELASKRLDIQNKRFYLDVKQNAKGRFIKIAEVGAGGSKSRLTLSMSVAAEFRDYLGDFIEHYAQLGPSSPEQIAQSSGGDDGVPRRALKSEYLVRENRKYYLDLKENQRGRFLRIRQTLNRGPGFGVGGGGGPGGSVQAGQTIALPAQGLIEFRDALAKLIDDYGGEDEELSGGPGAAVAYGELPEGTSIMVDSKRFFFDVGSNKYGVFLRVSEVKPSYRNSITIPFKAWGKFGGAFCRYAEEMKEIQEKHQDKVNERREESEGEDVDDD; this comes from the coding sequence ATGGAGGTGCTGAAGATGGCGGATGGAGACAGCGGGAGCGAGCGCGGGGGCCTCCAAAACGTACAGCGGGAGCAGGAGACCCAAGAGCTGGCGTCCAAGCGCCTGGACATCCAGAACAAGCGCTTCTACTTGGACGTCAAGCAAAACGCGAAGGGCCGCTTCATTAAGATAGCGGAGGTTGGCGCCGGGGGCTCCAAGAGCCGCCTGACTCTTTCCATGTCCGTGGCGGCCGAGTTCCGCGACTATCTCGGGGATTTCATCGAGCATTACGCCCAGCTGGGGCCGAGCAGCCCGGAGCAGATCGCGCAGTCGTCCGGCGGCGATGACGGCGTCCCGCGGCGGGCTCTGAAGAGCGAGTACTTAGTGCGTGAGAACCGCAAATACTACCTCGACTTGAAGGAGAACCAGCGCGGGAGGTTCCTGCGCATCCGTCAGACTCTCAACCGAGGTCCCGGCTTCGGCGTCGGGGGAGGGGGCGGTCCCGGAGGCAGCGTGCAGGCCGGCCAAACCATCGCGCTGCCGGCGCAGGGCTTGATCGAGTTCCGAGACGCTCTGGCAAAGCTCATCGACGACTACGGCGGGGAGGACGAGGAGCTAAGCGGGGGGCCCGGGGCCGCGGTGGCCTACGGCGAGCTCCCAGAGGGCACATCCATCATGGTGGACTCCAAGAGGTTCTTTTTCGACGTCGGCTCCAACAAGTACGGCGTGTTCCTGAGGGTCAGCGAGGTCAAGCCCAGTTACAGGAACTCCATCACAATCCCCTTCAAGGCCTGGGGGAAGTTCGGAGGAGCCTTCTGCCGCTACGCCGAGGAGATGAAGGAGATCCAGGAGAAGCACCAGGATAAGGTGAACGAGAGGAGAGAAGAGTCCGAGGGCGAGGACGTGGACGACGACTGA